The sequence ATAATTTAGATCCCTTTGCATTTGAAATTTCAGAAGGAGTAGTAGCCTGGGATGCAGTAATTGGATGGAGAATTGCAACATATTATGTTCCAATTGTAATTACATGGCTACTTTTGGTAAAATTAGCCTTGAGTAAAATACCAAAATCACAGTCTTCATAGAAACCACTATCTTAAAGCAGAACACTTTATGAAGTTCTTAGGAAAAATTAGAATGGTGAGTTCAGTTAAGAGTATTGTAAAGTTGTTGAGTGTTTGTTTTGGAACTGGAATAGTTTTTGCAAGTATGATTTTGATTCCTTCTTCTTTTGGAAGTGGTCCTTTTCTATATACTTGTCCAACAAATGAGATTCCTCTATATGATCTGGAATATTCATTTGATTTGAAAAGATCTTCAGTTCCTACTGGAGAAATGGGAGCATTGGTGTGGGATGTTTGTTTGAATAAAGATAAACAGAGTTTGTCATTTTCGATACTTGCTGGTCACTATCAACATGGGAAAATGACTATAAACATTCCTAGAGATAATTTGGATCCACAAAATTCATCATGTGAAGATGATATTTTTCAAATTGATAGATCTGGCAAACACACAGAGTATGAAGAAACAAAAACAGATGATTTTCGTGAGATAACATTTTCAATAATCTCAGGGGATAACAGAATCATTATTTTTGCTGAAAATCCTGAATATTCAAAACAATGCATGGAGAGTATGATAAAAAAAGAAACAAAATTCCTAAAGGAACTAAATGAACAAACAAGTTTTTCTCCCTTTAAACAAGTAAAAAATGGCGTTTCTCCTTTTGATATTGTATGTAAAGATGATTTAATTTTAATTCATTCATTTGATTATGAGTCAGTTGAAAATATTCCTTATTGTGTAAAACTAGAAACTACAAAAAAACTAGATGAACGAGGTTGGATAAAGTATAATCCTTCACTTAGTCTTCCAGGACGATATGATGTTCATGTTGCCAGTACACGAGTAACAGATGTTTCAGGAAATTCAATACCATATGCAAACTTAAACCAAGAGATCCTAATCATAGCTGATTTGGCATATGGTAAATACAAAGATCAACCTCTTGTCTATGTTGTAGAAATTAACAATCCAGATGGCACTGTAGAAACACATCAAATTAAAGATATTCTAAAAAGAGGTCAATCATTTTCTCCATCAATAGCATGGATACCAAACCAAATTGGCATTTATCAAATTGAATTATTTTTTCTTGAAAGCACAGATCCTTTGATTACAATTGGTTCTCCTTCTTTTCATACAATTGAAGTAAAAAGAGAATAAAGTAATGAAATTATTTAATTTGAGCCTGAATTTAGTGTTTATACGGTAAAAAACTACTATAGAAACCACTTTATCTTTAATTGATTTTTTTGATTTGTGGATTTTAAAAATAAAGTTGTTCTAATCACTGGTGCATCATCAGGAATTGGTAAAGATACTGCAATAGAATTTGCAAAGAAAGGTGCAAATATTGTTCTAGTTTCAAGAACAAAAGAGAAACTTGAACAAGTTTCAAATGAATTAAAACAATTCAATGTAACTGTTTTAGTTTGTCAATGTGATGTATCCAAAAAAGTTCAAGTAAAAGAAATGTCAAAAATAGTCTTAGAAAAATTTGATTCAGTTGATATTTTAATAAATAATGCTGGTTTTGCAATTTATGGTTCTGTAACTGATCTTAGTATTGATGATATTGAATCACAGATGGAGACAAATTATTTTGGAATGATTTACTGCATCAAAAATTTCCTTCCATCAATGTTGGATAAAAAATCAGGACATATTGTCAATGTGGCATCAGTAGCTGCTAGTTTTGGTTTACCTGGAATTGCATCTTATTGTGCTTCAAAATTTGCAATGTTGGGTTTTTCAGAAGGTCTTAAACATGAATTAAAAAATTCTGGAGTTGGAATTACCGTTGTTAGTCCTATTATGGTTAGAACTAATTTCTTTGATCATCCATCATTTGAAAAAATGCCAAAATTTTCTCCAACTTCACTTAGTTCTAAAACTGTGGCAAAAACAATTCTAAAAGCAGCAAATTCCCATAGATTGGAAATTATAGTACCATCTGTAGTACGAGGTGCAGTATGGATCAAAAACACATTCCCCTATCTTATCAATCCAATTTTAGGAAAGGCTTTCAAAAAACAATTAGATTCTATGAAAAAAGATTAAG comes from Nitrosopumilus oxyclinae and encodes:
- a CDS encoding SDR family NAD(P)-dependent oxidoreductase; this encodes MDFKNKVVLITGASSGIGKDTAIEFAKKGANIVLVSRTKEKLEQVSNELKQFNVTVLVCQCDVSKKVQVKEMSKIVLEKFDSVDILINNAGFAIYGSVTDLSIDDIESQMETNYFGMIYCIKNFLPSMLDKKSGHIVNVASVAASFGLPGIASYCASKFAMLGFSEGLKHELKNSGVGITVVSPIMVRTNFFDHPSFEKMPKFSPTSLSSKTVAKTILKAANSHRLEIIVPSVVRGAVWIKNTFPYLINPILGKAFKKQLDSMKKD